The Desulfobulbus propionicus DSM 2032 DNA segment CGCCACCCTGATCTACCGCCTGGCCCATCGCCTCCACCAACTGGGGGTACCGCTCATTCCCCGGATCATGAGCGAACACGCCTATCACCGCACCGCCATCGACATCAATCCCGAGGCCACCATCGGTTCGGACTTCTTCATCGATCACGGCTCCGGCGTGGTCATCGGCTCCACCACCACCATCGGCAACCGGGTGCGGCTCTACCAGGGCGTCACCCTCGGCGCCCTGTCCTTGCCCCGGGACGCGGGGATGAAGCTGCGCAACGTCAAACGCCACCCCACCATCGAGGACGACGTCATCATCTACGCCAATGCCACCATCCTCGGCGGCGACACCGTGGTCGGTGCGCGCTCGATCATCGGCGGCAACGTCTGGCTGACCGAGTCGGTCGGTCCGGATACCCGGGTGATGCTGGAGCAGCCCCGTCTGGTCTATATCGGTCGCGAGCAGGGAGGACAACCATGAGGACGGTGTGCGGCGATTTCACTCAGGCGGTGGGCAACACCCCATTGGTTCATCTTCGGCACATCAGCTCCGCAACCGGAGTTGAACTGCTGGCCAAGGTGGAGTCGTTCAATCCGCTGGGCAGCATCAAGGACCGGGTGGCGGTGGCCATGGTCGATGACGCCGAGCAACGCGGTTTGCTTGCCCCGGGCGGCACCATTGTCGAGCCGACCAGCGGCAATACCGGCATCGGGCTGGCCTTTGTCAGTGCCAGCCGCGGCTACCATCTGATCCTCGCCATGCCCGAAAGCATGAGCATTGAGCGGCGCAAGCTGCTGATCCATCTGGGGGCCGAGCTGGTGCTGACCCCGGCGGCCGAGGGCATGCGGGGTGCAGTGGCCCGGGCCGCCGCCATTCAGCAGGAACGTCCGGGCGTCTGGATGCCCAACCAGTTCGCCAACCCGGCCAACCCGGCCATGCACCGGCGCACCACCGGCCCGGAGATCTGGCAACAGGGAGGGGGGCGGATCGACGCCTTTGTCGCCGGCGTGGGCACCGGCGGCACCATCAGCGGTGTGGGCGGGTACCTCAAGGAACAGCACCCGGCGGTGCGGATCGTGGCGGTCGAGCCGGCCGCCTCGCCGGTGCTCTCGGGTGGTATGCCCGGGCCGCACAAGATCCAGGGCATCGGCGCCGGTTTTGTTCCGGACAATCTCGACCGGGCGGTGATCGACGAGATTGTTACAGTCGAAAACGACGAGGCCATCCGCCAGGCGCAGTTTCTGGCCCGGCGTGAAGGCATCCTCTGCGGCATCTCCGGTGGCGCGGCCCTGGCCGGAGCCCTGCGGTTGGCTGTCCGGCCCGAGTTTCAGGGTAAACGGATCGTCCTTCTTCTGCCCGACACCGGCGAGCGCTATCTGAGCACCGAGTTGATGACCGCATAGTCTTCGCCGAATCCACCATCGCCTATATCACGGACTGTCGGCACAGCCTGCCCATTCTCCTCGTCTTTCTGGGCAACAGAGCTGTTGGATGATACGGTGGGGGATTTTCCCTGCCTTACGTGGGGAGCACGCGCATTCCTTTGAATTTATCGGCAGGATATGCTTACATGGGACCTTTCGATCGCAGGAGAGGCACCCGCTGCCGGAGCGTCTTGCGGGACACCTTCCACCACTTCTTTCTGAAGAAGGGACAATCCATGGCATGTACAGGCAAGCAGTTGCGCGCGCGGCGGAGACTCTCTCTGATTCCAGCCATTCTGGCCTTCTGGGTCACCCTTGGGATCTGGTCCCTCTCTGCGCCGATCTGGGCGCAATCATCCCCTGAAGCGTCCGTTCTTTCTCCTCCGACAGGTCCCGTCGCTGGAGCCAGTGAGGCGCTGAGCAAGGCGGTTCTTAAAATTGACATCGATTACACCGAATCACCGTCCGCCGCCGCCGAACGGCTGGCCAAGTCGCTGACCAGCGCGACAACGGCGGATGCAATCCGCCCCGCCGCCTATGAAGCGCTTGCCCGTTCGGGCATGGCCGTCAAGAGTGCCTCCGAAATCCTTGCCGCAACCGGCCCGCGCATCATCAAACGGTGGCTCTTGCCCGCCCAGGCCGACAACCTCGCCCTCGACTTTCTCGAACATCAGGGCTGGACGCTCGCCGATTTGACCAAGGCCGTTGCCGAACACCCGAACGGCCCCGGAGCCCAGCTGCTCACGCGTCCCGAAACCCTGGGCATGTTGCTGCGGGAATGGGCGGCCATCGCCAAGCAGTCGCCCGCCGATCCCGAAGCGTTCGCCCCCTTGCTGCTGGCACGGATTGCCCATATCAGGGGCAACGGGTCGGATTTTACCCAGGGCGCGATTATCCCCGAGCAGATCGAGCTGTCGTATCTCGAACTCATGCTGCTCACGGCCGGAGCCTACAAGGGCTTGCCCCAGCAACACGCGCCGAGGCAGTTGTCCAGGGCTGTCTCTCTCCTGCAGTGCGCGACATCCTGGTCGACGTCACTGCTCGTGCCATCCGCCCATGCCGCTGGCGACCCCCCCTGCACCTGGGTGAAAGACAATGTCGGAAAAAACGAGGAAGCCGAGGCTGCCCAGGATTTCACCGAGGAAGGCGTCGGCTGGATGATGGACACGGCGCTGGATAAAACAGGCAAATGGCTCGATTCCTTGGGCGACGGCACCTTGGGAAAAACACTGGGGCAGGCCGCCGGTATCTTGAAAATAACCAACCTGCTCACCTCCATGATCTCCCTCTATGGCGGATACAGCCTGACCCTGACCTGGGATCCGGTCAAGCCCCACTATCTGGGGCATGAACATGGTAACGCCGCCATGCACATCACCGCCTCGGTCAGTTCGAGACCGTTGGCCGATGACGCCACCCTGGCCTGCCTC contains these protein-coding regions:
- the cysK gene encoding cysteine synthase A encodes the protein MRTVCGDFTQAVGNTPLVHLRHISSATGVELLAKVESFNPLGSIKDRVAVAMVDDAEQRGLLAPGGTIVEPTSGNTGIGLAFVSASRGYHLILAMPESMSIERRKLLIHLGAELVLTPAAEGMRGAVARAAAIQQERPGVWMPNQFANPANPAMHRRTTGPEIWQQGGGRIDAFVAGVGTGGTISGVGGYLKEQHPAVRIVAVEPAASPVLSGGMPGPHKIQGIGAGFVPDNLDRAVIDEIVTVENDEAIRQAQFLARREGILCGISGGAALAGALRLAVRPEFQGKRIVLLLPDTGERYLSTELMTA